In the Thermococcus sp. MAR1 genome, one interval contains:
- a CDS encoding ABC transporter ATP-binding protein: MTLLEVQNLTKVFTSGLIGGFEIRAVDDVSFSMREGEIVSLVGESGSGKTTVGKLILRLLKPTSGRILFEGEDITGFDKRKLRTYYYRQVQAVFQDPFASFNPLHEIDRAFDLVFRSFLPEVGRDERERMIDDALSQVGLNPAEVRGKYPHQLSGGQLQRILIARALLVKPKLLIADEAVSMLDASTRIDVLNLLGEFRDRYGTSVLFVTHDLALGYYISDSTIIMYRGTIVEMGDTEKVFHNPLHPYTQMLLESVPDLNVKWEFRGIEPEKEERGIYEIAGCRYAPRCPKAMEKCFKVRPELREVEKNHWVACHLYGGD; encoded by the coding sequence ATGACCCTTCTCGAAGTCCAGAACCTAACCAAGGTGTTCACCTCCGGCCTCATTGGGGGCTTTGAAATCCGCGCCGTCGATGATGTCAGTTTCTCGATGAGAGAGGGAGAGATAGTCTCTCTCGTGGGCGAGAGCGGAAGCGGGAAAACCACCGTTGGAAAGCTCATCCTCAGGCTCCTCAAGCCGACCTCCGGAAGGATACTCTTCGAGGGAGAGGACATAACGGGCTTTGACAAGAGGAAGCTGCGCACCTACTACTACCGCCAGGTACAGGCAGTCTTCCAGGACCCCTTCGCTAGCTTCAACCCCCTCCACGAGATAGACAGGGCGTTCGACCTGGTCTTTCGTTCGTTCCTCCCAGAGGTAGGCAGAGACGAAAGGGAAAGAATGATAGACGACGCCCTCAGCCAGGTTGGCCTCAACCCGGCGGAAGTTCGGGGCAAGTATCCCCACCAGCTCAGCGGCGGGCAGCTTCAGAGAATCCTCATAGCGAGGGCCCTTCTCGTGAAGCCAAAGCTCCTCATAGCGGATGAAGCCGTCTCGATGCTTGACGCGAGCACTAGAATAGACGTCCTCAACCTCCTTGGAGAATTCAGGGACAGGTATGGCACCTCAGTCCTCTTTGTCACCCACGACTTGGCTTTGGGCTACTACATCAGCGACTCGACGATAATCATGTACAGGGGAACCATCGTCGAGATGGGTGATACCGAGAAGGTCTTCCACAACCCGCTCCACCCCTACACCCAGATGCTCCTTGAGAGCGTTCCCGACCTGAACGTGAAGTGGGAGTTCAGGGGAATCGAACCTGAGAAAGAGGAGCGCGGCATCTACGAGATAGCCGGCTGTCGCTACGCGCCGAGGTGCCCGAAGGCCATGGAGAAGTGCTTCAAAGTCCGTCCAGAGCTTCGCGAGGTTGAGAAGAACCACTGGGTTGCCTGCCACCTTTACGGGGGTGATTAA
- the glmD gene encoding glucosamine-6-phosphate deaminase, which produces MHATLREILKTPEGIIRAQKAFEEFVTVHDFRLPREVVYTGCGSSHFLAKPLAMATTRLGGRGFSAPCSELLYSREWYPIGKPGLLVAISRSGETTEAVKALNALNVPGFALTAYESTLSKKADYALVVPTHEESVVMTHSFTAFYFSFIQLLLSSYGRETHDAKTVSSLTKDVLGSKGYIREIVKGFDFRNVIFLGSGILYPVALEAMLKMKEMALFWSEAYQTFEVRHGFKSIADNGTLVVLLVNEPFDWHEKLTKEFKSQGARVLTVGRRDTGADYFIEVPALDEILSPVLHLPVIQLLAYYKAIERGLDPDRPRFLSKVVKW; this is translated from the coding sequence ATGCACGCAACTCTGAGGGAGATACTAAAGACCCCTGAGGGCATAATCAGGGCTCAGAAGGCCTTTGAGGAGTTCGTAACGGTTCATGACTTCCGGTTACCGAGAGAGGTAGTTTACACGGGCTGTGGCAGTTCACATTTTCTGGCAAAGCCGCTGGCCATGGCAACCACCCGCCTTGGGGGCAGGGGGTTCAGCGCCCCCTGCTCCGAACTTCTCTATTCGAGGGAGTGGTATCCGATAGGAAAGCCGGGGCTTCTCGTGGCGATATCTCGCTCCGGCGAGACGACCGAGGCGGTGAAAGCTCTTAACGCCTTGAACGTTCCAGGGTTCGCGCTCACGGCCTACGAGAGCACGCTCTCAAAGAAAGCCGATTACGCGCTAGTAGTCCCCACCCACGAGGAGAGCGTCGTCATGACGCACTCGTTCACGGCCTTCTACTTCTCGTTCATTCAGCTTCTCCTCAGTTCATACGGAAGGGAAACCCACGACGCTAAAACTGTCTCGTCGCTAACTAAGGACGTCCTGGGGAGCAAGGGGTACATCAGGGAAATCGTCAAGGGCTTTGACTTCCGGAACGTCATCTTCCTCGGCTCGGGAATACTCTATCCGGTAGCGCTTGAGGCCATGCTCAAAATGAAGGAGATGGCCCTCTTCTGGAGTGAAGCGTATCAAACCTTTGAGGTCAGGCACGGCTTCAAGTCCATAGCCGACAATGGAACTTTAGTTGTCCTCCTCGTGAACGAGCCCTTCGACTGGCACGAGAAGCTCACGAAAGAGTTCAAAAGCCAGGGTGCAAGGGTTCTCACCGTCGGAAGGCGCGATACCGGGGCGGACTACTTCATCGAAGTTCCCGCGCTCGACGAAATCCTCAGCCCTGTCCTGCACCTCCCGGTAATCCAGCTCCTGGCTTATTACAAGGCCATTGAGCGCGGACTCGATCCAGACAGGCCCAGGTTTCTGAGCAAGGTCGTCAAGTGGTGA
- the glmA gene encoding exo-beta-D-glucosaminidase, producing MKVGHDGKVYYLDGEPFIVYGGTLQFFRVPKRYWRDRLEKMRRHGLNTVDTYVAWNWHEPEPGKFDFTGETRAERDLVGFLELAEGLGFKVIIRPGPYICGEWRNGGIPDWLIREHPEILARGPNGPLPGDIYYPPITYLHPTYLGAVSKWYEAVLPVIRDYLYTNGGSIISVSIDDEPSYWETIFQPFLTDYNEIITRPGGLWEEWLRSNYSLDELSERYGTPISDYSEVYAPASENEPLPKILDWHHFKIWMTNRYVERLYHHMKRYVDVPISILDPYLLLSAWRHFYRYVRENNLNIHLWTEFWYSFYRSFDFKEDKLGHIYYKTGIYRFYQERLGTPPLSIETQVSLAHTIEPDEAEHLYALIASLGIHNINYYLYVGGENPKGYESHNGITWDVYSPIGLDGSERPHVEPIKWLGEFILNNPDFVNSELRPRVAFGTYEPYEALSLFDLRKNLTESVNLNEYILGERGLLTLLAMSNVPFDVLDLEEASVEEMLRYGQLWVYSLDFMGRKVQDKLAEFVARGGNLVILPMLPYLDENMKPYSALAEFLGVEVERAKARDNPRLIQFTSVSSEGIDRMLVRNTVRGVRGGEPFVFHYGRPVGTFVRRGKGSAIVLGFRLQYYSSHHDLHRKFVEEILAMQNVGRDFEVTEGDIIALPRGNYLVLLNPRGHRVFGKVKYRGVEVPKLLDGIEMRKRGALFLPFGVRYGKVEVVYSTATVLGWDGSMLRLRNHLSGLSEVALRNVEDVRVIGGKIVDESLSDGVLIIVIEHEPGNFEVEF from the coding sequence ATGAAGGTTGGCCACGATGGAAAGGTGTATTACCTTGATGGGGAGCCTTTTATCGTCTACGGCGGAACGCTCCAGTTCTTCCGCGTTCCCAAGAGATACTGGCGAGATAGGCTGGAAAAGATGAGGAGGCACGGCCTCAACACGGTAGATACCTACGTCGCCTGGAACTGGCACGAGCCGGAGCCTGGAAAGTTTGACTTCACGGGTGAAACAAGGGCCGAGAGAGACTTGGTTGGCTTCCTTGAGCTTGCAGAGGGGCTCGGCTTCAAGGTCATCATCAGGCCCGGCCCCTACATCTGCGGCGAGTGGAGGAACGGCGGAATCCCCGACTGGCTCATCAGAGAACACCCTGAGATACTCGCCAGGGGACCGAACGGGCCCCTGCCTGGGGACATCTATTATCCCCCGATAACATACCTCCATCCCACTTACCTGGGGGCCGTCTCAAAGTGGTATGAGGCAGTTCTGCCGGTAATCCGGGACTACCTCTACACCAACGGCGGGTCGATAATAAGCGTCTCCATAGACGACGAGCCCTCCTACTGGGAGACCATCTTCCAGCCCTTTTTGACGGACTACAACGAGATAATAACCCGTCCCGGAGGCCTCTGGGAGGAGTGGCTTCGCTCGAACTACTCCCTCGACGAGCTGAGCGAGCGCTACGGAACGCCTATAAGTGATTACTCCGAGGTTTATGCGCCGGCGAGCGAGAACGAACCGTTGCCGAAGATACTCGACTGGCACCACTTCAAGATTTGGATGACCAACCGCTACGTTGAGAGGCTTTACCATCACATGAAACGCTACGTTGACGTCCCGATAAGCATACTCGACCCATACCTGCTTCTCTCTGCCTGGAGGCATTTCTACCGCTACGTTAGGGAGAATAACCTCAATATCCACCTCTGGACCGAGTTCTGGTACTCCTTCTACCGCTCCTTCGACTTTAAGGAGGATAAGCTGGGCCACATCTATTACAAGACCGGAATCTACCGCTTCTACCAGGAGAGACTCGGAACGCCGCCTCTGAGCATAGAGACCCAGGTCTCCTTAGCTCATACAATCGAGCCGGACGAGGCCGAGCACCTTTATGCCCTCATCGCCTCCCTCGGAATCCACAACATCAACTACTACCTCTACGTCGGCGGTGAAAATCCGAAGGGCTACGAGTCCCACAACGGAATCACTTGGGACGTATACTCGCCGATAGGCCTCGATGGAAGCGAAAGGCCCCACGTTGAGCCGATAAAGTGGCTCGGCGAGTTCATTCTCAACAACCCGGACTTCGTTAATTCCGAGCTCAGGCCGAGGGTTGCCTTCGGAACCTACGAGCCCTACGAAGCTCTCTCGCTGTTTGACCTCAGGAAGAACCTTACGGAAAGCGTAAACCTCAACGAGTACATCCTAGGGGAAAGGGGACTTCTGACTCTCCTCGCCATGAGCAACGTTCCCTTCGACGTTCTTGACCTTGAGGAGGCGAGCGTTGAGGAAATGTTGAGATACGGTCAGCTCTGGGTTTACAGTCTCGACTTCATGGGCAGGAAAGTCCAGGACAAGCTCGCTGAATTCGTTGCCAGAGGCGGGAACCTCGTAATCCTGCCGATGCTTCCCTACCTTGACGAGAACATGAAGCCCTATTCGGCCTTGGCCGAGTTCCTCGGCGTCGAGGTTGAAAGGGCGAAAGCGAGGGACAATCCCAGGTTGATTCAGTTCACGAGCGTTTCTTCGGAGGGAATAGACAGGATGCTCGTCAGGAACACGGTCAGGGGAGTTAGGGGAGGAGAACCCTTTGTCTTCCACTACGGCAGGCCGGTTGGGACGTTCGTGAGGAGGGGAAAGGGAAGTGCAATCGTTCTCGGCTTCAGGTTGCAGTACTACAGCAGCCACCACGACCTCCACAGGAAGTTCGTGGAGGAGATTCTGGCAATGCAGAACGTTGGAAGGGACTTCGAGGTAACCGAGGGGGACATAATAGCGCTCCCGCGTGGCAACTACCTCGTCCTTCTCAACCCGAGGGGCCACAGGGTCTTTGGAAAGGTCAAGTACAGGGGCGTTGAGGTTCCAAAGCTCCTCGACGGAATAGAGATGAGAAAGCGCGGTGCCCTCTTCCTGCCCTTTGGGGTCAGATACGGCAAAGTCGAGGTCGTCTACTCCACGGCGACTGTCCTGGGCTGGGATGGCTCGATGCTCCGCCTCCGCAACCACCTCTCCGGCTTAAGTGAGGTGGCACTGAGGAACGTTGAGGACGTCAGGGTAATCGGTGGCAAAATCGTGGACGAATCGCTCTCAGACGGTGTTCTTATCATCGTGATTGAGCACGAGCCCGGAAACTTTGAGGTGGAGTTCTGA
- a CDS encoding tRNA (guanine(10)-N(2))-dimethyltransferase yields the protein MELVEVREGLARILVPKAERIYDAPVFYNPVMALNRDISVLAVGVLKPGTVLDALSATGIRGIRYALETPAKEVWLNDISEEAFNLILKNVRLNIGIDGERIGEKRVSFEGEKRIVANHDDANRLMAEKFRYFDFLDLDPFGSPLEFLDTALRSVRRRGVLALTATDTGVLCGAYRNACRRKYLAEPIRGELCHEAGLRILIGTVVRYAAKYDLGVEVLLAYYRDHYFRAFLRLKSGARKADESLSNLGYLWQDESGKFTYEQAFLPEKPKAYGPLWLGPLKEQGFVDDMLRRANEYPIAHKKTLPFLETISRELDVPFHYDTHALARKNNLQVGKLADIIETLRGKGYSATRTHFSPMALKTDAPFEEVLHALKSQNRKV from the coding sequence ATGGAACTCGTTGAGGTGCGCGAGGGTCTTGCGAGAATCCTTGTCCCGAAGGCGGAGAGGATATACGACGCCCCGGTCTTCTACAACCCAGTCATGGCTCTAAACCGGGATATAAGCGTCCTGGCCGTTGGAGTGCTCAAACCGGGGACTGTTCTCGACGCCCTCTCCGCCACAGGTATTAGGGGCATCCGCTACGCCCTCGAAACCCCGGCCAAGGAGGTCTGGCTCAACGACATAAGCGAGGAGGCATTCAACCTGATCCTGAAAAACGTCCGGCTGAACATTGGCATCGATGGGGAGAGAATAGGCGAGAAGAGGGTCTCTTTTGAGGGAGAGAAGAGGATCGTGGCCAACCACGACGATGCAAACAGGTTAATGGCGGAGAAGTTTCGCTACTTCGACTTCTTGGACTTGGATCCCTTCGGCTCCCCCCTGGAGTTCCTCGACACCGCCCTAAGGAGCGTCAGGAGAAGGGGCGTTTTAGCCCTCACCGCCACCGATACCGGCGTCCTCTGCGGTGCATACAGAAACGCCTGCCGCAGGAAGTACCTCGCCGAGCCCATACGGGGCGAGCTCTGCCACGAGGCTGGCCTTAGGATACTCATCGGAACCGTTGTCAGGTACGCCGCCAAGTACGACCTCGGCGTCGAGGTTCTGCTCGCTTACTACCGCGACCACTACTTCAGGGCATTTCTGAGGCTCAAGAGCGGCGCGAGGAAGGCCGACGAGAGCCTTTCAAACCTCGGCTATCTCTGGCAGGATGAGAGCGGAAAGTTTACCTACGAACAGGCCTTCCTCCCGGAGAAGCCGAAAGCCTACGGTCCTCTCTGGCTCGGTCCACTGAAGGAACAGGGGTTCGTTGACGATATGCTGAGGCGGGCCAATGAGTACCCCATTGCCCACAAGAAGACCCTCCCGTTCCTCGAAACCATCTCCAGGGAGCTTGACGTTCCGTTCCACTACGACACCCACGCGCTGGCTAGAAAGAACAACCTTCAGGTCGGGAAGCTCGCGGATATAATCGAGACCCTCCGCGGGAAAGGCTACTCCGCAACGAGAACGCACTTCTCTCCCATGGCCCTGAAGACAGATGCCCCGTTTGAAGAGGTCCTCCATGCACTCAAGTCCCAAAATAGAAAGGTGTGA
- a CDS encoding 50S ribosomal protein L35ae, protein MARGKALVLAYAGTKEHQDNHHMILKPLGIDDRGAASRLIGRKVVWKTPTGRKMYGKILRTHGNRGEVKAYFKPGLPGQALGDYVEIL, encoded by the coding sequence ATGGCCAGGGGAAAGGCTCTCGTCCTTGCCTACGCCGGGACGAAGGAGCACCAGGACAACCACCACATGATTCTGAAGCCCCTTGGCATCGACGACAGGGGCGCTGCTTCGAGGCTCATAGGCAGGAAGGTTGTGTGGAAGACCCCAACCGGCCGGAAGATGTACGGCAAAATCCTCAGGACGCACGGCAATCGAGGCGAGGTGAAGGCCTACTTCAAGCCCGGCCTGCCGGGCCAGGCCCTTGGGGACTACGTTGAGATTCTCTGA
- a CDS encoding HAD family hydrolase, translating to MVTYLFDFDGTLVDSTEAVEKALRIAIEKTVPAVIESDLYDDYYKALFLFIKGKLTYRHLGVIHELVAQGTIHEYYKLMPRYIKDFPFAREVIRELRARGRRVISFSGEHTYPGGKVIFMKKTNWYDEFDEVITFRGTKDMLKKFQTLREFYPDEPFVWVDDSPSRFTYILDENTLLVQKASPYKSDVALLFERQNFLKIRSIREVLEIDDGLFAFAEEDKT from the coding sequence ATGGTGACGTACCTCTTCGACTTCGATGGAACCCTCGTTGACAGCACCGAGGCCGTTGAGAAGGCCCTTCGCATAGCCATCGAAAAGACCGTGCCGGCGGTTATAGAGAGCGACCTCTACGACGATTACTACAAAGCTCTTTTCCTCTTCATCAAGGGCAAACTAACCTACCGGCACCTAGGGGTTATACACGAGCTGGTGGCACAGGGTACAATCCACGAGTACTACAAGCTCATGCCCAGGTACATCAAAGACTTTCCGTTCGCCAGGGAGGTCATCAGGGAGCTCAGAGCACGGGGGAGGCGCGTAATAAGCTTCTCCGGTGAGCACACTTACCCGGGCGGAAAGGTCATCTTCATGAAGAAGACGAACTGGTACGACGAGTTTGACGAAGTGATAACTTTCAGGGGCACTAAGGACATGCTTAAGAAGTTCCAGACCCTGCGGGAGTTCTACCCGGATGAACCTTTCGTCTGGGTGGACGACAGCCCGAGCAGGTTCACGTACATACTGGATGAGAACACGCTGCTCGTTCAGAAGGCATCGCCGTACAAGAGCGACGTGGCTCTCCTCTTTGAGAGACAGAACTTCCTGAAGATAAGGAGCATCAGGGAAGTGTTGGAGATAGACGACGGGCTCTTCGCCTTCGCAGAGGAGGATAAGACTTAA